AAAGTAGAGGTCTTGCTGTTCTTCGTAATCATTGATCGTTTTTAGCACATCGTAACTGTGTCCCTCGCTGTGATGGAGGGATTGGCCCTGGCTCCCCAGTCCGAAATAGTGGAGGATGGCATATTCGTCGGAGGTAGATGCGACGATGAAGGCCGTTTCAAATCCCTGACCGTCTCCAGTAGCTATCAGGCTTTCTATCAGGCCGAAATAGAGGGTGTAATAGTTTCTGAATCCTTTTATATCTCCTGTCATGTAGTTTGCCACGGCTACTTTATACAGATCGTCCAGGTTGAGGGGGCAGGTACTGATCACATCAGGGGCCATGTTGGCGACTTCAGCCAGGTTCTCAGATTGCCAGAATTCCCTGAGCTGGACATTGCCACGAGCAGAGTAGGGGGAGTAGCTTTCGTTTTTGCTCTGGGCGATGTAGTGCTCGAAGTATTGGTCGAGACCCAGCACCTGCTTTTGTTCGATCAGTTGACTCCAGTCTGCCATGGCAAGGTCCTCGCGGCTAAGTAGCTCACTGAGCTGGGAGCTGCGATAGTTGGTGAACTTGTAGCGATAGCTAGAGTCCATTTGGATGCTTTCAGGTTTTGTTTGGCTCAAGATCTCTGCCTCTATGGCTAGCAGTATCGCATCGATGTTAACTGAGTCGATGGCTATGGCTGCTTCGGCTTTTTGCAGGGCTTCCTCAAATCGGCCCAATTTGATGGCACTCAGCCCATGGAACAAGTAGAAGTTGATGTCCAGCGAATCGATTTTTTGGGCTGTTCGGGATAGCTCTATGGTCCTTTCAAAGTTGGCCATGCCGTAGTATTCCTGTGACAGAAAGTAGGTGGTCATGAGGTTGCTGCTGTCCATGGCGTAGGCCTTTTCGAAGTAGTAGAGGACCGAGTCGGTCTTGTCCTGATATTTCAGCACATTGCCTAGTCGGACCAGGCCGTC
This is a stretch of genomic DNA from Reichenbachiella ulvae. It encodes these proteins:
- a CDS encoding DUF4919 domain-containing protein, with translation MNLRILLLTIFTSISATLLAQQSAEEILQQAKSYYEQDQTRQALNLFSKYIAMDSSNAYAFYLRGNCYADVNQIEMSKSDYMTAIALDPELANVYYNLGNTYESMEQLDSAEYYFRIYIRKDSTETDGLVRLGNVLKYQDKTDSVLYYFEKAYAMDSSNLMTTYFLSQEYYGMANFERTIELSRTAQKIDSLDINFYLFHGLSAIKLGRFEEALQKAEAAIAIDSVNIDAILLAIEAEILSQTKPESIQMDSSYRYKFTNYRSSQLSELLSREDLAMADWSQLIEQKQVLGLDQYFEHYIAQSKNESYSPYSARGNVQLREFWQSENLAEVANMAPDVISTCPLNLDDLYKVAVANYMTGDIKGFRNYYTLYFGLIESLIATGDGQGFETAFIVASTSDEYAILHYFGLGSQGQSLHHSEGHSYDVLKTINDYEEQQDLYFMIDLPFGHLGSTLSNTGEKKDKKKKKRKNKDK